Part of the Sinomonas atrocyanea genome is shown below.
GCCGCAGACCTGCCGCTGCCCCGGGACCTGCTGCCCGGGCTCGACCTCTTCCGGCCCTGCTGCGACTCCTTCGTCGCCTCCTACAAGATCTGGAACGTCTCGACGGTCGGCGGCAACGTGGCGACGGCTCTGCCGGCCGGGCCCATGACCTCGCTGCTGGCCGGCCTCGATGCGGTCGCCGTCCTGCTCGGCCCCGCGGGTGCGCGCCGCGAGCTGCCGGTCGCCGACCTCGTCCTCGGAGAGACCCGCACGGCGCTGCGCGACGGCGAGCTCATCCGCTGCTTCCGCATCCCGCTGGCCGCCCTGCGCCAGCCCTCGGCCTTCCGGCGGATCTCGCTGACCGATCGGGGACGGTCCGCGGCCCTGCTCATCGGCCGGCGCACCGGCCCCGGCCGCGTCCGCATCGTCGTGACCGCCTCCACGCGCCGCCCCCTCGTGGTCGACCTCGGAGGGGCGGAGCAGCCGCCGGCCACCGGCGAGGGGTGGCGTTCGGCCATCGACGCGGCGGTGGCGGACGAGGGCTGGCACGACGACGTCCACGGCACCCCCGACTGGCGGCGCGCCATGACCCACCGGCTCGGCGAGGAGATCCTTGCGGAGCTGCTGCCCGGCGCGCCCGCGGCCGCGCGGCGCACCACCGGCGACATCACCATGGAAGGGACCGCCCGATGACGACCGTACCCAGCGCGGCCGGCGAGACGCCGTCCCCGTCGCCCCGGGAGGGCGAGGCCCTCGTCGACGGGCGCCCCGTTCCCGTCCGGCCGGAACCGGGGCAGTGCCTGCGCACGTGGCTCCGCGACAACGGCGCCCTCGGGGTGAAGAAGGGCTGCGACGCCGGGGACTGCGGCGCCTGTACCGTCCACGTGGATGGCGCCCCCGTCCACAGCTGCATCTACCCCGCCCACCGGGCATCCGGGCGGACCGTGACGACCGTCCAGGGCCTCGGGACCCCCGAGCACCTGCACCCGACGCAGGAGGCCTTCCTGCGGGCCGGCGGATTCCAGTGCGGCTTCTGCACGGCCGGCATGATCATGACCGCCTGCACCTTCACCGACCGGGAGCTGGCGGACCTGCCCCGCAGCCTCAAGGGCAACCTCTGCCGGTGCACCGGCTACCGCTCCATCGAGGACGCCGTCCGCGGCCGCGTGAACGTGGACGAGGGCTTCGGCGGCGTCGGCTCGAGCACCGGGGCTCCCCAGGGCCCCGGGGTGGTCACGGGCACGGCGCGCTACACGATGGACATCGACCCGGCGGACCTGCCGGGCGCGCTGCTGCACGCCGCCGTGGTGCGCTCCCCGCATGCCCACGCGCGGGTGCTGGGCATCGACTCCTCCCGCGCGCTCCGCGAGCCCGGCGTCGTCGCCGTCCTCACCCACGAGGACGCCCCCGCCGTCCGGTTCTCCTCCGCGCAGCACGAGCTGTACACCGACGACCCCGACGACACCCGGATCCTCGACGACGTGGTGCGCCACGTGGGCCAGCGCGTGGCCCTCGTCGTGGCCGAGACGCCACGGGCCGCCGACCGGGCCGCACGGCTCGTGGAGGTCCGCTACGAGGTGCTCCCGGCGGTCCTGGATCCCGAGCAGGCGGATGCCCCGGGCGCTCCCGCCCTCCACGCCGGGCGCGAGCCCGAGGAGTCCCGCATCGCCGATCCCGGGCGGAACATCCTCGCCGAGGCCCACGGGGAGATCGGAAACCTGGAGGACGGGCTCGCGGCCGCGGCGGTGACCCATGAGGGCACCTACCGCACCCACCGGCTCTCCCACGTGGCCCTCGAGACCCACGGCTCCATCGCATGGACCGACGGCGAGGGCCGGCTCGTGGTGCGCTCCAGCACCCAGGTCCCCTTCCTCGTCCGCCGCACGCTGGCCCGCATCCTCGGCCTGCCCCAGGAGCGGGTCCGGGTCTTCTGCGAGCGCGTGGGCGGCGGCTTCGGCGGCAAGCAGGAAGTGCTCACCGAGGACCTGGCCGCGCTGGCCACGCTGGCCACCGGCCGCCCGGTCAAGCTGGAGCTCTCCCGCAGCGAGGTGTTCTCCGCCACCACCGTGCGCCACCCCTTCCGGATCCGCGTGCGGGCCGGCGCCGACGCCGAGGGACGCCTCACCGCGCTGGGCGTGGACGTCCGCGTGGACACGGGCGCCTACGGCAACCACGGGCCGGGGGTGATGTTCCACGGGTGCGGGGAGTCGCTGTCGGTCTACCGCGCCCCGAACAAGAAGGTCGACGCCTGTGTGGTCTACACCAACAACGTCCCCTCCGGCGCGTTCCGCGGGTACGGGCTGAGCCAGATGATCTTCGCCGTCGAGTCCGCCATGTCCGAGCTCGCCGCCCAGCTGCACCTGGACCCGCTCGAGTTCCGCCGCCGCAACGTCGTCGGCGTCGAAGACCCCATGATCTCCATGCACGAGCAACCCGAGGAGGACGTCCACTTCGGCAGCTACGGGCTGGACCAGTGCATCGACCTGGTGCGCGATGCACTGGCGCGCGGCCGCGACCGCGAGGCAGCCGCGGAGACCGCCGGGCACGCCGACCCGCTCGGGCCGGAGTGGAAGGTCGGCGAAGGCACGGCGATCGCCATGATCGACACCGTGCCGCCGCGCGGCCACCATGCGCACGCCCGGGTCCGCCTCCTGCCGGGCGGACGGTACGAGGCCCGCGTGGGCACGGCGGAGTTCGGCAACGGCACCTCCACGGTGCACGCGCAGCTCGTGGCCACCGCCCTGGGGACCACGACGGACCGTGTGGTCCTGCGCCAGTCCGACTCCGACCTCCTCGAGCACGACACGGGGGCGTTCGGGTCCACGGGCACCGTGGTGGCCGGCCAGGCCACCGATGCCGCCGCGCGGGAGCTGGCCGACACGCTCCGCGCGGCCGCCGCCGCACGCACCGGCAGCGACGCGGCCCAGTGCGAGATCGCGGGTCCGGTGGTGCGCACCCCGCACGGGGGCGTGGAGCTCGATGCGCTGCTCGGCGACGTCGCCGAGGGCAGCGACGAGGAGCGCTACGTCGGGCGGGGCCACTGGGGCGGAACCCCGCGGTCGGTGTCCTTCAACGTCCACGGCTTCCGCGTGGCGGTGAACACCGGCACGGGCGAGCTGCGCATCCTGCAGTCGGTCCAGGCCGCTGATGCCGGGAAGGTCATGAACCCGCACCAGTGCCGCGGCCAGGTCGAGGGCGGCATCGCCCAGGCCATCGGCGCGGTGCTGCACGAGCAGATCCGGATCGATGCCACCGGCCGGGTCACCACCGACATCCTGCGCCAGTACCACGTGCCGGCCTTCGCCGACATCCCCCGCAGCGAGGTGTACTTCGCCGACACGGAGGACTCCCTTGGACCCCGGGGGGCGAAGTCCATGAGCGAGTCCCCCTTCAACCCGGTGGCCCCGGCGATGGCCAACGCCATCCGGGACGCCATCGGCATCCGCTTCACCGCCACGCCGATCGCCCGCGACACCCTCCACGCCGCGCTGT
Proteins encoded:
- a CDS encoding FAD binding domain-containing protein; its protein translation is MDMTSVEEVLMSADPDQWLPGDSWLAGGTVLLSYGTDITRGRPRRLLDLTGAGWQPVLWHADGNPEDAGHQDAGQDAPPVPALELAATCRVAEVYALPEAADLPLPRDLLPGLDLFRPCCDSFVASYKIWNVSTVGGNVATALPAGPMTSLLAGLDAVAVLLGPAGARRELPVADLVLGETRTALRDGELIRCFRIPLAALRQPSAFRRISLTDRGRSAALLIGRRTGPGRVRIVVTASTRRPLVVDLGGAEQPPATGEGWRSAIDAAVADEGWHDDVHGTPDWRRAMTHRLGEEILAELLPGAPAAARRTTGDITMEGTAR
- a CDS encoding molybdopterin-dependent oxidoreductase is translated as MTTVPSAAGETPSPSPREGEALVDGRPVPVRPEPGQCLRTWLRDNGALGVKKGCDAGDCGACTVHVDGAPVHSCIYPAHRASGRTVTTVQGLGTPEHLHPTQEAFLRAGGFQCGFCTAGMIMTACTFTDRELADLPRSLKGNLCRCTGYRSIEDAVRGRVNVDEGFGGVGSSTGAPQGPGVVTGTARYTMDIDPADLPGALLHAAVVRSPHAHARVLGIDSSRALREPGVVAVLTHEDAPAVRFSSAQHELYTDDPDDTRILDDVVRHVGQRVALVVAETPRAADRAARLVEVRYEVLPAVLDPEQADAPGAPALHAGREPEESRIADPGRNILAEAHGEIGNLEDGLAAAAVTHEGTYRTHRLSHVALETHGSIAWTDGEGRLVVRSSTQVPFLVRRTLARILGLPQERVRVFCERVGGGFGGKQEVLTEDLAALATLATGRPVKLELSRSEVFSATTVRHPFRIRVRAGADAEGRLTALGVDVRVDTGAYGNHGPGVMFHGCGESLSVYRAPNKKVDACVVYTNNVPSGAFRGYGLSQMIFAVESAMSELAAQLHLDPLEFRRRNVVGVEDPMISMHEQPEEDVHFGSYGLDQCIDLVRDALARGRDREAAAETAGHADPLGPEWKVGEGTAIAMIDTVPPRGHHAHARVRLLPGGRYEARVGTAEFGNGTSTVHAQLVATALGTTTDRVVLRQSDSDLLEHDTGAFGSTGTVVAGQATDAAARELADTLRAAAAARTGSDAAQCEIAGPVVRTPHGGVELDALLGDVAEGSDEERYVGRGHWGGTPRSVSFNVHGFRVAVNTGTGELRILQSVQAADAGKVMNPHQCRGQVEGGIAQAIGAVLHEQIRIDATGRVTTDILRQYHVPAFADIPRSEVYFADTEDSLGPRGAKSMSESPFNPVAPAMANAIRDAIGIRFTATPIARDTLHAALCARDEDPAP